In a genomic window of Streptomyces noursei ATCC 11455:
- a CDS encoding phage tail protein: MAEFRINAHRFDPYKNFKFLVLWDGRTVAGVSKISPLKRTTEVVKHRNGGDPSSPRKSPGRSEFEGITLERGVTHDPEFDRWANKVWQVGAGLGSEVSLADFRKDIVIQVLNEAGQVAVSHKIYRSWPSEYQVLGEMDANANAVAIQSLKLECEGWERDYEVPEPEEPSFTHPA; encoded by the coding sequence ATGGCTGAGTTCAGAATCAACGCCCATCGCTTCGACCCGTACAAGAACTTCAAGTTCCTGGTCCTGTGGGACGGCCGTACGGTCGCCGGGGTCAGCAAGATCAGCCCGCTCAAGCGCACCACCGAGGTCGTCAAGCACCGCAACGGCGGCGACCCCAGCTCGCCGCGCAAGTCCCCGGGCCGCTCGGAGTTCGAGGGCATCACCCTGGAGCGCGGGGTCACCCACGACCCGGAGTTCGACCGCTGGGCCAACAAGGTCTGGCAGGTCGGCGCCGGCCTGGGCTCGGAGGTGTCGCTGGCCGACTTCCGCAAGGACATCGTCATCCAGGTCCTCAACGAGGCCGGGCAGGTCGCCGTCTCGCACAAGATCTACCGCTCCTGGCCCAGCGAGTACCAGGTCCTGGGCGAGATGGACGCCAACGCCAACGCGGTGGCCATCCAGAGCCTGAAGCTCGAATGCGAGGGCTGGGAACGCGACTACGAGGTGCCCGAGCCGGAGGAACCCTCGTTCACCCACCCGGCCTGA
- a CDS encoding DUF4255 domain-containing protein, giving the protein MSNALALATVTQALALLIEHNLHPEIDLAVSVETRKPPTDPPTDPTITVFLYQVTHNPSMRNNDLVTRASDGTLLKRPAAAIDLHFLISAYGEEQELVGQRLIGSVVRTLHEIPVLPKELIEEAADRPYLAGSDLAESPQKVRFTPTQMDVDETSKLWGMLNNTPYALSVAYQASLVLLDGHQKPAPARPVKRPEVTVVPEVPPEVPLGTLTGGAADPARTAGASGVGAAGSTEPPGSAEPAGTGESAGATAGAMAKAAEDATATAKDAATNAARKPAKRTGGGKPQPTKTATTHGSSDAGRPGPRTRTRTRKTADGGPQDTERPRRTGRAGHTDDTGGTDDGGES; this is encoded by the coding sequence ATGAGCAACGCACTCGCCCTCGCGACGGTCACCCAGGCCCTCGCGCTGCTGATCGAGCACAACCTCCACCCCGAGATCGACCTGGCCGTCTCGGTGGAGACCCGCAAACCGCCGACCGATCCCCCGACCGACCCGACGATCACCGTCTTCCTCTACCAGGTCACCCACAACCCCTCGATGCGCAACAACGACCTGGTCACCCGCGCCTCCGACGGCACGCTGCTCAAGCGCCCGGCCGCGGCGATCGACCTGCACTTCCTGATCAGCGCGTACGGGGAGGAACAGGAGCTGGTCGGCCAGCGGCTGATCGGCAGCGTGGTGCGGACGCTGCACGAAATCCCGGTCCTGCCGAAGGAGTTGATCGAGGAGGCCGCCGACCGCCCCTATCTGGCCGGGAGCGACCTGGCCGAGTCGCCGCAGAAGGTCCGCTTCACTCCGACCCAGATGGACGTGGACGAGACCTCCAAGCTCTGGGGCATGCTCAACAACACCCCGTACGCCCTGTCGGTGGCCTACCAGGCGTCGCTGGTGCTGCTGGACGGCCACCAGAAGCCGGCACCGGCCCGCCCGGTGAAGCGGCCGGAGGTGACGGTGGTGCCGGAGGTACCGCCCGAGGTGCCGTTGGGGACGCTGACGGGAGGCGCGGCGGATCCCGCGAGGACGGCCGGTGCTTCGGGGGTCGGGGCGGCCGGGTCGACTGAACCGCCTGGATCGGCTGAACCGGCTGGAACAGGTGAATCGGCTGGGGCGACCGCGGGCGCCATGGCGAAGGCGGCCGAGGACGCGACCGCGACCGCGAAGGATGCCGCGACGAACGCCGCGAGAAAGCCCGCGAAGCGGACGGGCGGCGGCAAACCCCAGCCGACCAAGACCGCTACCACGCACGGGAGTTCGGACGCCGGCCGGCCTGGCCCCCGGACCCGCACCCGGACGCGCAAGACGGCCGACGGCGGCCCGCAGGACACCGAACGGCCCCGTCGGACCGGCCGGGCCGGCCACACGGACGACACGGGCGGTACCGACGACGGCGGGGAGAGCTGA
- a CDS encoding AAA family ATPase — protein MAGGGSGGNGPGAADGRTSGGADGAALSAAVRAVLARLDAHAARVQGSPAGAETDTDTGAGAPPSSRTPDALNALDALDALSALGTLAACFGLTPFEQEVVLLTAAAELDPTTGVRCAAACGDPARPYPTFSLALAALGDPHWSALTPVAPLRRWQLVELDDATHLTTGRLRLDERILHFLAGAPYLDARLHGQLRRTVPPETLPPAYETAARRVAAGWAGAGPDAPLRVELVGGDLRTRADIAATAARRCGLGLYSMAAEDIPADPAARDRLARLWQREAILLPAALLVEVGELDREQYAAADAFVAGAAVPLVVSGREPRQTGHPRGERVTVPKLSDEEQLGLWTDAFADVPEVTGRHLAALVAQFHLPPHVVRAAAASVRRDLPAASDAPDAPDAAELAWRAGLTEARMGLDELGRRIEPRAGWHDLVLADRQLRVLQEIVAHVRQRGTVYQDWGFAQALRSGLGVTALFAGGSGTGKTLAAEVMAKELGLDLFVIDLSQVVSKYIGETEKNLSRVFDAAERGGALLLFDEADALFGKRSEVKDSHDRYANLEVSYLLMRMEAYRGLAVLTTNMKKALDSAFMRRIRFVVDFPFPGEKERAEIWRRVLPAQAPTKGIEPSLLAQLTVAGGSIRNIALSGAFLAAEEGDRLQMRHMLAAARTEYLKLERSLTPSEVHGWV, from the coding sequence ATGGCAGGCGGCGGCAGCGGCGGGAACGGGCCGGGGGCGGCGGACGGGCGGACGTCCGGCGGGGCGGACGGCGCGGCGCTGTCCGCGGCCGTCCGGGCCGTCCTCGCGCGCCTGGACGCGCACGCGGCCCGCGTCCAGGGGAGCCCGGCGGGCGCGGAGACGGATACGGACACCGGCGCGGGTGCACCCCCCTCCTCGCGCACCCCCGACGCCCTCAACGCCCTCGATGCCCTCGATGCCCTCAGCGCTCTCGGCACCCTCGCCGCGTGCTTCGGGCTGACCCCCTTCGAGCAGGAGGTCGTGCTGCTCACCGCCGCCGCCGAGCTGGACCCGACCACCGGCGTGCGCTGCGCCGCCGCCTGCGGCGATCCGGCCCGCCCGTACCCCACGTTCTCGCTCGCCCTGGCGGCGCTCGGCGACCCCCACTGGAGCGCCCTCACCCCGGTCGCCCCGCTGCGCCGCTGGCAGCTGGTCGAGCTGGACGACGCGACCCATCTGACCACCGGCCGGCTGCGGCTCGACGAGCGCATCCTGCACTTCCTGGCCGGCGCGCCCTACCTGGACGCCCGGTTGCACGGCCAACTGCGCCGCACCGTCCCGCCCGAGACGCTGCCGCCCGCCTACGAGACGGCCGCCCGGCGGGTGGCTGCCGGCTGGGCGGGCGCCGGCCCCGACGCCCCGCTGCGCGTCGAACTGGTCGGCGGGGATCTGCGCACCCGCGCCGACATCGCGGCCACCGCTGCCCGCCGCTGCGGGCTCGGCCTGTACTCCATGGCCGCCGAGGACATCCCGGCCGACCCGGCCGCGCGGGACCGGCTGGCCCGGCTCTGGCAACGGGAGGCGATCCTGCTGCCGGCCGCGCTGCTCGTCGAGGTCGGCGAGCTGGACCGCGAGCAGTACGCCGCCGCGGACGCCTTCGTCGCGGGTGCCGCCGTCCCGCTGGTCGTCTCCGGCCGGGAACCGCGGCAGACCGGCCATCCGCGCGGCGAGCGGGTCACCGTCCCCAAGCTCTCCGACGAGGAGCAGCTGGGCCTGTGGACCGACGCCTTCGCCGACGTACCAGAGGTGACGGGTCGTCATCTCGCAGCCCTCGTCGCACAGTTCCACCTCCCACCGCACGTCGTCCGCGCCGCCGCCGCGTCCGTCCGGCGTGATCTGCCCGCGGCCTCCGACGCCCCCGACGCCCCCGACGCCGCCGAGCTGGCCTGGCGGGCCGGCCTCACCGAGGCACGGATGGGCCTGGACGAACTGGGTCGCCGCATCGAGCCTCGGGCCGGCTGGCACGACCTCGTGCTGGCCGACCGCCAACTGCGCGTCCTCCAGGAGATCGTCGCGCATGTCCGCCAGCGCGGCACCGTCTACCAGGACTGGGGCTTCGCGCAGGCGCTGCGCAGCGGCCTCGGCGTCACCGCGCTCTTCGCCGGCGGCTCCGGCACCGGCAAGACCCTGGCCGCCGAGGTGATGGCCAAGGAGCTGGGTCTGGACCTCTTCGTCATCGACCTCTCCCAGGTCGTCAGCAAATACATCGGCGAGACGGAGAAGAACCTCAGCCGGGTCTTCGACGCGGCCGAGCGCGGCGGGGCGCTGCTCCTCTTCGACGAGGCGGACGCGCTGTTCGGCAAGCGCAGCGAGGTCAAGGACAGCCACGACCGCTACGCCAACCTGGAGGTCAGCTACCTCCTGATGCGCATGGAGGCGTACCGCGGGCTGGCCGTCCTCACCACCAACATGAAGAAGGCCCTGGACTCGGCCTTCATGCGCCGCATCCGCTTCGTCGTCGACTTCCCCTTCCCCGGGGAGAAGGAGCGGGCGGAGATCTGGCGCCGGGTGCTGCCCGCCCAGGCCCCGACGAAGGGCATCGAACCGTCCCTGCTGGCCCAACTCACCGTCGCCGGCGGCTCGATCCGCAACATCGCGCTCTCCGGCGCCTTCCTCGCCGCGGAGGAGGGCGACCGCCTCCAGATGCGTCACATGCTGGCCGCGGCGCGCACCGAGTACCTGAAGCTGGAACGCTCTCTGACGCCGTCGGAGGTCCACGGATGGGTCTGA
- a CDS encoding eCIS core domain-containing protein encodes MSSSSQSAAQSDRSGRSARDARRRKRRERSARSAAPEPKNIVSGAGQPLDLSVRRELEEQLGHDFSRVRLHTDRDSGQLAELMGADAFAVGQDVFFREGTYRPGTADGQRLLAHELLHTVQNPHGLGALRAGRDLGTVSLPQETVEREAESAAQESLRSTMLGATRGDDTTTEVAPGRSTPGWLRYATVDADRHRLELVDPATLVDRLANGVLRSLRGDPEDRSKRARMQLAQLPDELQDAVLERLERRLLSSEQERLLDLVEEIESDDALERGSLDAPMVETDPAEELRFTRESERRAAEEQREQERKPGLAPGPEKDEQEAAGAAGSTPRNGGTRADGTTPQGGEAPGGPVAQDRNAGRGGQAEQQPGGGGAAPANSSPAPGAAPAQPAAEAAPAASGGRPADKAAGGERSADGKSSGGAQEGGQQAGGREDKKDAAADGKEGTERAGTPVASKEESAAKNRPGAVDALVAGKQLNPADKRGQEKPSGTPSAAGAQAQQPGAVSTLDGVRTQDLEGPDEHVDEDPFGTGSESEVDVGGGEPSAWDITLQPDDYLPAQDPDVSAVPTADTLDPSSPDDRAAPSFPAPPVTKADKVQAERDAEDAEDTAAEADPEEGVDEAPAGAETAAETDAAGPGGGPEELAPDRAAEARTAPGSTSKDPKSGADPKAGPVAAQVTVQEAPGRPEDGGEAKEPAAKAEQGTPAAGDAPGAGQEKGAPQTAGKPAAAQSAGSGEQKQATAAPADKGEAAGGTQTSSPGRDSHVSGGSNADASGGASADAAAGAQREPSGAGAESRAQAPAEKSAPAGGEHGTGGAAPAAAPQPAKGAPEAPAGAAPAPGPAAPAAPTAKEQQAPRAAGAAPAAKGGGGGSAAVPVKKAKKDSGPAPNLSNVSPEAGLSTASKLKPHKALEAMGGVGGSVDRTVGDEHKALAAAPPSMQRPAGAPQTLQGKPKADAPAQYDQNPAQKSDAPGADKAEVSGAKEPEGQIEAEKAEEPGGWQTFKMALGFGIGWVAEKLGFKVDKQELAAKFAGLPTKDEALKKAQAGNAPGVQMQGAAGEKADEQGGAVDAKGQDTVATGRDDAGRPMGEDQVYPDAPKEQMTAKVPGAQGGKGGGPQGAANTGAVPPEAASEVAEHDRGPQFQAAFSDGQKDMSKGRQKKDQDFRDSQEKHKKQVDTEVDGNTKSQADERRKAMSEVTDHRSDWRKEQDTELKKLGDKKSERHDKVRKDVKDKEEKTDKDAAKEKDDGDKKIQDKNTEAENDAKKKRDDSVNESGNWLSKAFDWIKQKVIEIKNAIVDVIKRAREAVVGFIKHFKETVERWINEARQSIADAIKTLINDLIEFAVAMVRAVIELALRIRKMIAELISAAIALVNKLATMLKKALSDLLDALGKLLSGILDILKQVLDEAIKQVIGAIKAVLDFASKLLSALGDWMLIAVDFLSDPGGWLSGAKNSAVDGAKNHLFREISSAVKQWFKDKIQEIIGVPKAILDKLLNGGFKLDDIVKEAWDAVLPQLPLIIGELVMTKIVAKLIPGAGWVMAAIDAIRTAWGALSAILRALSMVLDWLKAVRAGGAGILFAKAVAAGVVALLETLYQWLLNGIGKYVAKVGQRLKGVAARLGKGFGKEGRGGRKGAAGEGSGGKGKPGDKKPRTDDTPTREPAPKSAGAPTTRPTTAKPHEGKPGEKPTATKPGTDKPPSKPGETPERPATGKPRTPTDEPRRPAGNDKNGKPRSKADETPDTRPTPSAKPKPEPEPRPKPKQDPEPKAKPKDDGKPGTKPKEDEPGADKPNKPKEEDPTRPKPKDDKDTPGKPKPDKDGDRPHKPNDKHPDHDPKNPKHKPDKDHDPHDPKKPKEDHNKNPKHKPGEKGPHKPKEDHPKNKDSKKENQDKKDKKKEDENKKDSKDARLRKIVSRIKPKVDGFLRRGVKKPVLKGALFGMRAWYRLTQLDIEGARNFKIIAALNPRMGVDEGVAKQIKAKIDGLDRKTRDGLQREIQIRDFEDWLLFVDGEKPQAAISKFTKILEGIVEEYENRPENERKIRNTAQSAEDKIQDALRSMPAKGATSNNPSERGWKNTVGIPEDAAKALLRGRDYSAAQAAKREPGNVHAPQPAPNPGAPATEAHLYFNDPKWSKIQYTRKALDFIRWNVDPDPDKAPIRRPTPLPSDLRNSKIQGAYKDAVYKTAHADWKIREGHKAADEAERDRILNEIMKTKHPDHRRELQFNGLDDIRSLSLLDGNVNTSSGSQLEKEVKAVDDWSTLTFVIHYWWEGAKPKSK; translated from the coding sequence ATGAGCAGTTCCTCCCAGTCCGCCGCCCAGTCCGACCGGTCCGGCCGGTCCGCCCGCGACGCACGGCGCCGCAAGCGCAGGGAACGGTCCGCCAGGTCCGCCGCCCCCGAGCCCAAGAACATCGTCAGCGGCGCCGGCCAGCCCCTCGACCTCAGCGTCCGCCGCGAGCTGGAGGAGCAGCTCGGCCACGACTTCAGCCGGGTCCGCCTGCACACCGACCGCGACTCCGGGCAGCTCGCCGAGCTGATGGGCGCCGACGCCTTCGCCGTCGGCCAGGACGTCTTCTTCCGCGAGGGCACCTACCGCCCCGGCACCGCCGACGGCCAACGCCTCCTCGCCCACGAACTCCTGCACACCGTCCAGAACCCGCACGGCCTGGGCGCCCTGCGCGCCGGCCGCGACCTGGGCACGGTCAGCCTCCCCCAGGAGACCGTCGAACGCGAGGCGGAGTCCGCGGCCCAGGAGTCCCTCCGCTCCACGATGCTCGGCGCCACGCGCGGGGACGACACGACGACGGAGGTGGCACCGGGCCGGTCCACACCGGGCTGGCTCCGCTACGCCACGGTGGACGCCGACCGCCACCGCCTGGAACTGGTCGACCCGGCAACACTGGTGGACCGCCTGGCCAACGGGGTACTGCGGTCGTTGCGGGGGGATCCGGAGGATCGGTCCAAGCGCGCCCGGATGCAACTGGCGCAGCTGCCCGACGAGTTGCAGGACGCGGTCCTGGAGCGGCTGGAGCGGCGGCTGCTCAGCTCGGAGCAGGAGCGACTGCTCGACCTCGTCGAGGAGATCGAGTCCGACGACGCACTGGAGCGCGGTTCGCTCGATGCGCCGATGGTCGAGACGGACCCCGCCGAGGAGTTGCGGTTCACCCGCGAAAGCGAGCGGCGGGCCGCGGAGGAACAGCGGGAGCAGGAGCGGAAGCCTGGCCTGGCACCCGGGCCGGAGAAGGACGAGCAGGAGGCGGCGGGGGCCGCAGGGAGCACCCCGCGGAACGGCGGGACCCGGGCGGACGGCACCACTCCGCAGGGCGGCGAAGCCCCGGGCGGACCCGTCGCGCAGGACCGGAACGCCGGCCGCGGCGGGCAGGCGGAGCAGCAGCCCGGCGGCGGGGGCGCGGCCCCGGCGAACTCTTCCCCGGCGCCGGGTGCCGCACCTGCGCAACCGGCGGCGGAGGCCGCGCCCGCGGCGTCGGGCGGTCGGCCGGCGGACAAGGCGGCCGGCGGTGAGCGGTCCGCCGACGGGAAGTCCTCCGGCGGCGCGCAGGAGGGCGGGCAGCAGGCCGGAGGCAGGGAGGACAAGAAGGACGCCGCCGCCGACGGCAAGGAGGGCACCGAGCGCGCGGGCACGCCGGTGGCCAGCAAGGAGGAGTCCGCGGCCAAGAACCGTCCGGGCGCGGTCGATGCGCTGGTGGCGGGCAAACAGCTGAACCCCGCGGACAAGCGGGGGCAGGAGAAGCCCTCGGGCACGCCGTCGGCGGCGGGGGCCCAGGCGCAGCAGCCCGGCGCGGTGAGCACCCTCGACGGCGTCCGCACCCAGGACCTCGAAGGGCCGGACGAACACGTCGACGAGGACCCGTTCGGTACCGGCAGCGAGTCCGAGGTGGACGTCGGCGGCGGGGAGCCGAGCGCCTGGGACATCACGCTGCAGCCGGACGACTACCTCCCCGCCCAGGATCCGGACGTGTCCGCCGTGCCGACCGCGGACACCCTGGACCCGTCCTCACCCGACGACCGGGCGGCCCCGTCGTTCCCGGCTCCCCCGGTGACCAAGGCCGACAAGGTGCAGGCGGAGCGCGATGCCGAGGACGCCGAGGACACGGCGGCGGAGGCCGATCCCGAGGAGGGTGTCGACGAGGCGCCCGCCGGTGCGGAGACGGCGGCCGAGACGGACGCCGCGGGACCGGGCGGCGGGCCGGAGGAGCTCGCCCCGGATCGGGCCGCCGAGGCGCGGACGGCGCCCGGCTCCACGTCGAAGGACCCCAAGAGCGGTGCCGACCCCAAGGCCGGTCCGGTGGCCGCGCAGGTGACGGTCCAGGAGGCGCCGGGCCGGCCGGAGGACGGCGGCGAGGCCAAGGAGCCGGCGGCCAAGGCGGAGCAGGGCACACCGGCCGCGGGCGACGCGCCGGGCGCCGGGCAGGAGAAGGGGGCCCCGCAGACGGCCGGCAAGCCGGCGGCGGCGCAGTCCGCGGGCAGCGGTGAGCAGAAGCAGGCCACGGCGGCACCGGCGGACAAGGGCGAGGCCGCGGGCGGTACCCAGACGTCGTCGCCGGGGCGCGACAGCCACGTCTCCGGCGGGTCCAACGCCGACGCCTCCGGTGGGGCGAGCGCGGATGCGGCTGCCGGGGCGCAGCGCGAGCCGTCGGGCGCGGGAGCCGAGTCCCGCGCGCAGGCGCCGGCGGAGAAGAGCGCCCCGGCGGGTGGGGAACACGGAACGGGCGGTGCGGCGCCGGCCGCGGCTCCGCAGCCGGCCAAGGGCGCTCCCGAGGCTCCGGCAGGGGCCGCACCGGCGCCGGGACCTGCGGCGCCGGCGGCACCGACGGCCAAGGAGCAGCAGGCGCCCAGGGCGGCCGGTGCGGCACCCGCCGCCAAGGGCGGGGGCGGAGGCAGTGCGGCCGTGCCCGTGAAGAAGGCCAAGAAGGACTCCGGGCCGGCCCCGAACCTGTCGAACGTCTCCCCCGAGGCCGGCCTGTCGACCGCGTCGAAGCTCAAGCCGCACAAGGCACTTGAGGCCATGGGCGGGGTGGGCGGCTCGGTGGACCGCACGGTCGGCGACGAGCACAAGGCGCTGGCCGCGGCACCGCCGTCGATGCAGCGCCCGGCCGGTGCGCCGCAAACCCTCCAGGGCAAGCCGAAGGCCGACGCACCGGCGCAGTACGACCAGAACCCGGCGCAGAAGAGCGACGCGCCCGGCGCGGACAAGGCCGAGGTCAGCGGCGCCAAGGAGCCGGAAGGCCAGATCGAGGCGGAGAAGGCCGAGGAGCCGGGCGGCTGGCAGACCTTCAAGATGGCGCTGGGCTTCGGCATCGGGTGGGTGGCCGAGAAGCTCGGCTTCAAGGTCGACAAGCAGGAGCTGGCCGCCAAGTTCGCCGGGCTGCCCACGAAGGACGAGGCGCTCAAGAAGGCCCAGGCGGGCAACGCACCGGGCGTGCAGATGCAGGGCGCCGCCGGGGAGAAGGCCGACGAGCAGGGCGGCGCCGTCGACGCCAAGGGCCAGGACACCGTCGCGACCGGCCGGGACGACGCGGGCCGGCCGATGGGCGAGGACCAGGTCTACCCGGACGCCCCCAAGGAGCAGATGACCGCCAAGGTGCCCGGCGCCCAGGGCGGCAAGGGCGGCGGGCCGCAGGGGGCGGCGAACACCGGGGCGGTACCGCCCGAGGCGGCCTCCGAGGTGGCCGAGCACGACCGGGGCCCCCAGTTCCAGGCCGCGTTCAGCGACGGCCAGAAGGACATGTCCAAGGGCCGTCAGAAGAAGGACCAGGACTTCCGCGACTCCCAGGAGAAGCACAAGAAGCAGGTCGACACCGAGGTCGACGGCAACACCAAGAGCCAGGCGGACGAACGCCGGAAGGCGATGAGCGAGGTCACCGACCACCGCTCGGACTGGCGCAAGGAACAGGACACGGAGCTCAAGAAGCTCGGCGACAAGAAGAGCGAGCGGCACGACAAGGTCCGCAAGGACGTCAAGGACAAGGAAGAGAAGACCGACAAGGACGCCGCGAAGGAAAAGGACGACGGCGACAAGAAGATCCAGGACAAGAACACCGAGGCCGAGAACGACGCGAAGAAGAAGCGCGACGACAGCGTCAACGAATCGGGCAACTGGCTTTCCAAGGCGTTCGACTGGATCAAGCAGAAGGTCATCGAGATCAAGAACGCGATCGTCGATGTCATCAAGCGGGCCCGCGAGGCCGTCGTCGGCTTCATCAAGCACTTCAAGGAAACGGTCGAACGCTGGATCAACGAGGCGCGCCAGTCCATCGCGGACGCCATCAAGACCCTGATCAACGATCTGATCGAGTTCGCCGTGGCCATGGTCCGCGCGGTCATCGAGCTGGCCCTGCGCATCCGCAAGATGATCGCCGAACTCATCTCCGCCGCGATCGCTCTCGTCAACAAGCTCGCCACGATGCTGAAGAAGGCCCTCTCCGACCTTCTCGACGCCCTGGGCAAGCTGCTCAGCGGCATCCTTGACATCCTCAAACAGGTACTCGACGAAGCGATCAAGCAGGTTATCGGGGCCATCAAGGCGGTCCTGGACTTCGCGTCCAAGCTCCTGAGCGCGCTCGGCGACTGGATGCTGATCGCGGTCGACTTCCTCTCCGACCCGGGCGGTTGGCTCAGCGGCGCCAAGAACTCCGCGGTGGACGGCGCCAAGAACCACCTCTTCCGCGAGATCTCCAGTGCGGTCAAGCAATGGTTCAAGGACAAGATCCAGGAAATCATCGGCGTCCCGAAGGCCATCCTGGACAAACTCCTCAACGGTGGCTTCAAACTCGACGACATCGTCAAGGAAGCCTGGGACGCGGTCCTCCCCCAACTCCCCCTCATCATCGGCGAACTGGTCATGACCAAGATCGTGGCCAAGCTGATTCCGGGGGCCGGCTGGGTGATGGCGGCCATCGACGCCATCCGCACCGCGTGGGGCGCACTGAGCGCGATCCTGCGCGCACTGTCCATGGTCCTCGACTGGTTGAAGGCGGTCCGCGCGGGCGGCGCCGGCATCCTCTTCGCCAAGGCCGTCGCGGCGGGCGTGGTGGCCCTCCTCGAAACCCTCTACCAATGGCTGCTGAACGGCATCGGCAAGTACGTCGCCAAGGTCGGCCAGCGCCTCAAGGGCGTCGCCGCACGCCTCGGCAAGGGCTTCGGGAAGGAAGGCCGCGGCGGCCGGAAGGGCGCGGCCGGCGAGGGCTCAGGCGGCAAGGGCAAACCCGGCGACAAAAAGCCCCGGACCGACGACACCCCGACCAGGGAACCGGCCCCGAAGTCCGCCGGTGCCCCGACCACCCGCCCGACGACCGCCAAGCCCCACGAGGGCAAACCGGGCGAGAAGCCGACCGCCACCAAACCGGGCACCGACAAGCCCCCGTCCAAACCCGGCGAAACCCCGGAACGGCCGGCCACCGGCAAGCCCAGGACCCCCACCGACGAGCCCAGGAGGCCCGCCGGCAACGACAAGAACGGCAAGCCCAGGTCCAAGGCCGACGAGACCCCCGACACCCGCCCCACCCCGTCCGCCAAGCCCAAGCCCGAACCGGAACCCCGACCCAAGCCCAAGCAGGACCCGGAGCCCAAAGCCAAGCCCAAGGACGACGGAAAGCCCGGCACCAAACCCAAGGAGGACGAGCCCGGAGCCGACAAGCCCAACAAACCCAAGGAAGAAGACCCCACCAGGCCCAAGCCCAAGGACGACAAGGACACCCCCGGCAAACCCAAGCCCGACAAGGACGGCGACCGCCCCCACAAGCCCAACGACAAACACCCCGACCACGACCCCAAGAACCCCAAACACAAGCCCGACAAGGACCACGACCCACACGACCCCAAGAAGCCCAAGGAAGACCACAACAAAAACCCCAAACACAAGCCCGGCGAAAAGGGCCCGCACAAACCCAAGGAAGACCACCCGAAGAACAAGGACTCCAAAAAAGAAAACCAGGACAAGAAAGACAAGAAAAAAGAGGACGAAAACAAGAAGGATTCGAAGGATGCGCGACTCAGGAAGATCGTTTCGCGCATAAAACCGAAGGTCGACGGATTTCTTCGGCGCGGAGTCAAGAAGCCGGTCCTCAAGGGTGCACTATTCGGCATGCGCGCCTGGTACAGGCTTACGCAACTCGACATTGAGGGGGCGCGGAATTTCAAGATTATCGCCGCACTGAACCCTCGCATGGGTGTAGACGAGGGAGTCGCCAAACAGATAAAAGCAAAAATCGATGGACTCGACAGGAAGACCAGAGATGGGCTGCAGCGGGAGATTCAGATCCGGGATTTCGAAGACTGGCTACTCTTCGTCGACGGGGAAAAACCACAGGCTGCCATCTCCAAGTTCACCAAAATCCTCGAAGGGATCGTCGAGGAGTACGAAAATCGACCGGAAAACGAAAGGAAGATCCGAAACACAGCCCAATCGGCCGAGGATAAAATCCAGGACGCCTTGCGCAGCATGCCTGCCAAGGGTGCGACGTCGAACAACCCCTCGGAGAGGGGCTGGAAGAATACGGTCGGCATTCCCGAGGATGCAGCAAAGGCACTGTTGCGCGGGCGCGACTATTCAGCCGCACAAGCCGCCAAGCGGGAACCGGGGAACGTCCATGCCCCGCAGCCGGCACCGAACCCCGGTGCGCCGGCCACCGAGGCCCATCTGTACTTCAACGATCCAAAGTGGTCAAAGATTCAGTACACCAGGAAGGCTCTCGACTTCATCAGGTGGAACGTGGATCCGGACCCGGACAAGGCGCCTATAAGGCGACCCACTCCGCTGCCTTCCGACCTCCGGAACTCGAAGATTCAAGGCGCCTACAAGGATGCCGTCTACAAGACCGCGCACGCCGACTGGAAAATTAGAGAGGGACATAAAGCGGCGGACGAAGCCGAACGCGATAGGATACTCAATGAAATCATGAAAACGAAGCACCCGGATCACCGTCGAGAACTCCAGTTCAACGGCCTGGACGACATACGCAGCCTTTCGCTGCTCGACGGAAATGTGAATACGAGCTCCGGCAGTCAACTCGAGAAGGAAGTGAAGGCAGTGGACGACTGGAGCACTCTCACATTCGTGATCCATTATTGGTGGGAGGGTGCCAAGCCTAAGTCCAAGTAG
- a CDS encoding SUKH-4 family immunity protein, with amino-acid sequence MASKKQFQDFFGEQGLITASLGPESARTLPSKLGEYIQEIGFPATVEGIYCALPESAPKGFSLLATETDGTSVEILCLGAPNPSTDLRYVVDIKTGYVLLMDTAEGNAQMINNSVENFGEFLYRLGKFLHFRDSSTREQDEAYVELLTAFLEERDPSSFGEPPGWWPMVLEHLLAY; translated from the coding sequence ATGGCAAGCAAGAAGCAGTTCCAGGATTTCTTCGGAGAGCAAGGATTGATCACTGCATCGCTCGGCCCAGAGAGTGCACGGACCTTGCCCTCCAAGTTGGGTGAATATATTCAAGAAATCGGATTCCCCGCAACAGTCGAAGGAATTTACTGCGCACTCCCCGAAAGCGCCCCGAAGGGGTTCTCGCTGCTTGCCACAGAAACGGATGGAACCTCTGTCGAGATCCTCTGCCTGGGGGCGCCGAACCCGAGCACAGATCTCAGGTACGTGGTCGACATCAAGACCGGATATGTGCTCCTAATGGACACCGCCGAAGGCAACGCCCAAATGATCAACAACAGCGTTGAGAATTTCGGAGAGTTCCTGTACCGCCTTGGCAAGTTTCTTCATTTTCGGGACTCATCGACACGCGAGCAGGACGAAGCGTACGTCGAGCTCCTCACCGCATTCCTGGAAGAACGGGACCCCAGCTCGTTTGGAGAGCCTCCGGGCTGGTGGCCCATGGTCTTGGAACACCTGCTGGCCTACTAG